One stretch of Tachysurus fulvidraco isolate hzauxx_2018 chromosome 12, HZAU_PFXX_2.0, whole genome shotgun sequence DNA includes these proteins:
- the LOC113659365 gene encoding E3 ubiquitin/ISG15 ligase TRIM25-like isoform X1, translated as MAESSISVHFSVDHFSCPVCLDLLNDPVATSCGHSFCKVCINGFWDQEDVKGVYSCPQCRETFTPRPVLRRNNMLAEVVKKLKKTELQAASPAHFYAGHGDVECDSCIGRKHKAVKSCLVCQASYCEEHLKPHYQSPAFKKHKLVEACAELQEKICSEHDKLMEIYCRTDQSFICYLCMMDQHKGHDTVSAKTERTKKQSFLSLCVSPGCDDLPSFTVNQHLSVDGERKSLSDLKKQVKQICEEKFSKIRPQAAAVQMILPSEPKSREDFLQYFCYLTLDPNTAHHQLILSEKNRVVTCSETQQRYYDHPERFDSLPQVLCKESVWGRCYWEVERSGYVDISVSYKEISRKGQGIEFLFGHNSQSWSMWCSSSPVSFWHNNIKTALRGPSSSRIGVYVDHSAGTLSFYSVSDTMRLLHRIHTTFTQPLYAGVLMWSYNSSVRFCDPK; from the exons atggcagagtccagtatttcagtacatttttctgtggatcacttcagctgtccagtgtgtctggatctcctgaatgATCCAGTGGCTACGtcctgtggtcacagtttctgtaaggtgtgtattaatggcttctgggatcaggaggatgtgaagggcgtctacagctgtcctcagtgtagagagactttcactccaaggcctgttctacgcaggaacaacatgctggctgaagtggtgaagaaactgaagaagactgaacTCCAAGCTGCCTCTCCTGCTCACTTTTATGCTGGACatggagatgtggagtgtgattcctgcatagggagaaaacacaaagccgtcAAGTCCTGTCTGGTTTGTCAGGCCTCCTATTGTGAAGAGCATCTTAAACCTCACTATCAGTCTCctgcctttaagaagcacaagttagttgaagcctgtgcagagctccaagagaagatctgctctgaacatgacaaactgatggagatCTACTGTCGTACTGACCAAAGCTTCATCTGTTACTTGTGTATGATGGATCAACATAAAGGTCATGATACAGTTTCAgctaaaacagaaagaactaaaaaacag agtttcctgtctctctgtgtttctcctggatgtgacgactTACCCAGCTTCACTGTTAATCAACATCTCTCAGTTGATGGAGagaggaaatctctctcagatctgaaaaaaCAAGTGAAGCAAATCTGTGAGGAGAAATTCAGCAAAATCAGACCAcaag ctgcagcagttcagatgattttaccttcagaaccaaagagtagagaagattttctgcagt atttctgctatctgactctggatccaaacacagcacatcatcaactcattctgtctgagaagaacagagtggtgacatGCAGTGAGACACAACAGCGATACTatgatcatccagagagatttgactccttgcctcaggtgttgtgtaaggagagtgtgtggggacgctgttactgggaggtggagaggagcGGTTATGTGGACATATCAGtgtcatataaagagatcagcaggaaaggacAGGGTATTGAGTTTTTGTTTGGACACAACAGTCAGTCCTGGAGTATGTGGTGTTCTTCTTCCCCTGTCTCTTTCTGGCACAACAACATCAAGACTGCGCTCCGAggtccatcatcctccagaataggagtgtatgtggatcacagtgcaggaactctgtcattctacagcgtctctgacaccatgaggctcctccacagaatccacaccacattcactcagcctctatacgctggAGTCCTGATGTGGAGTTATAACTCAtctgtgaggttttgtgatccaaaataa
- the LOC113659365 gene encoding E3 ubiquitin/ISG15 ligase TRIM25-like isoform X2, translating into MAESSISVHFSVDHFSCPVCLDLLNDPVATSCGHSFCKVCINGFWDQEDVKGVYSCPQCRETFTPRPVLRRNNMLAEVVKKLKKTELQAASPAHFYAGHGDVECDSCIGRKHKAVKSCLVCQASYCEEHLKPHYQSPAFKKHKLVEACAELQEKICSEHDKLMEIYCRTDQSFICYLCMMDQHKGHDTVSAKTERTKKQSFLSLCVSPGCDDLPSFTVNQHLSVDGERKSLSDLKKQVKQICEEKFSKIRPQDFCYLTLDPNTAHHQLILSEKNRVVTCSETQQRYYDHPERFDSLPQVLCKESVWGRCYWEVERSGYVDISVSYKEISRKGQGIEFLFGHNSQSWSMWCSSSPVSFWHNNIKTALRGPSSSRIGVYVDHSAGTLSFYSVSDTMRLLHRIHTTFTQPLYAGVLMWSYNSSVRFCDPK; encoded by the exons atggcagagtccagtatttcagtacatttttctgtggatcacttcagctgtccagtgtgtctggatctcctgaatgATCCAGTGGCTACGtcctgtggtcacagtttctgtaaggtgtgtattaatggcttctgggatcaggaggatgtgaagggcgtctacagctgtcctcagtgtagagagactttcactccaaggcctgttctacgcaggaacaacatgctggctgaagtggtgaagaaactgaagaagactgaacTCCAAGCTGCCTCTCCTGCTCACTTTTATGCTGGACatggagatgtggagtgtgattcctgcatagggagaaaacacaaagccgtcAAGTCCTGTCTGGTTTGTCAGGCCTCCTATTGTGAAGAGCATCTTAAACCTCACTATCAGTCTCctgcctttaagaagcacaagttagttgaagcctgtgcagagctccaagagaagatctgctctgaacatgacaaactgatggagatCTACTGTCGTACTGACCAAAGCTTCATCTGTTACTTGTGTATGATGGATCAACATAAAGGTCATGATACAGTTTCAgctaaaacagaaagaactaaaaaacag agtttcctgtctctctgtgtttctcctggatgtgacgactTACCCAGCTTCACTGTTAATCAACATCTCTCAGTTGATGGAGagaggaaatctctctcagatctgaaaaaaCAAGTGAAGCAAATCTGTGAGGAGAAATTCAGCAAAATCAGACCAcaag atttctgctatctgactctggatccaaacacagcacatcatcaactcattctgtctgagaagaacagagtggtgacatGCAGTGAGACACAACAGCGATACTatgatcatccagagagatttgactccttgcctcaggtgttgtgtaaggagagtgtgtggggacgctgttactgggaggtggagaggagcGGTTATGTGGACATATCAGtgtcatataaagagatcagcaggaaaggacAGGGTATTGAGTTTTTGTTTGGACACAACAGTCAGTCCTGGAGTATGTGGTGTTCTTCTTCCCCTGTCTCTTTCTGGCACAACAACATCAAGACTGCGCTCCGAggtccatcatcctccagaataggagtgtatgtggatcacagtgcaggaactctgtcattctacagcgtctctgacaccatgaggctcctccacagaatccacaccacattcactcagcctctatacgctggAGTCCTGATGTGGAGTTATAACTCAtctgtgaggttttgtgatccaaaataa